From a single Fusobacterium ulcerans ATCC 49185 genomic region:
- a CDS encoding serine dehydratase subunit alpha family protein, whose amino-acid sequence MEKTIEKIMSILAEEIVPAEGCTEPIAIAYAASKLTSILGNVPEKIDAYLSGNIIKNVKSVKIPNSNGMVGIEASVAMGAILGQCERELMVISHVDTDRLPEVQKFLGDNRINVFLNDSDVKLYIRLEGIYGNDTASVEIQNYHTNITKIIKNGEEVKGCLCDDCTSADVMTDRTFLSVELIHNLAKNIEFSLIEPIFKQVIDYNTAIAKEGLSNYYGLSIGKLMKEGMEEGVYGNDLRNNMASFASAGSDARMNGCSLPVMTTSGSGNQGMTCSLPVIKFCELKNVPYEQLIRGLFFSHMTTIHIKSNIGRLSAYCGAVCASGGVAGAISFLSGFSPAQIDSAIETTLATLSGVVCDGAKSSCATKIASGVAAAFDGYYAASKNRKFEFGEGIVGRNIEATIKNVGTLGQVGMKITDDVILDIMIKNK is encoded by the coding sequence ATGGAAAAAACAATTGAAAAAATAATGAGTATCTTAGCAGAAGAAATAGTCCCTGCTGAAGGATGTACTGAACCAATAGCAATAGCTTATGCTGCAAGCAAACTTACAAGTATATTAGGAAATGTTCCTGAAAAAATAGATGCTTACCTTTCTGGAAATATAATCAAAAATGTTAAAAGTGTAAAAATACCTAATTCAAATGGAATGGTAGGAATAGAAGCTTCTGTAGCCATGGGAGCTATTTTAGGGCAATGCGAAAGAGAACTTATGGTAATCTCTCATGTTGATACTGATCGTCTTCCTGAAGTTCAAAAATTTCTTGGTGACAATAGAATAAATGTTTTCCTTAATGACAGTGATGTAAAACTTTATATTAGATTAGAAGGTATTTATGGAAATGATACAGCTTCTGTTGAAATCCAAAATTACCATACTAATATAACTAAAATCATTAAAAATGGAGAAGAGGTTAAAGGGTGTCTTTGTGATGACTGTACATCAGCTGATGTTATGACTGATAGAACTTTTCTTAGTGTAGAACTCATCCACAATTTAGCTAAAAATATAGAATTTTCCCTTATAGAACCTATTTTTAAACAAGTTATAGATTACAATACTGCTATAGCTAAAGAGGGTCTTTCTAACTATTATGGTCTTTCTATTGGTAAATTAATGAAAGAAGGTATGGAAGAAGGAGTTTATGGAAATGATTTAAGAAACAATATGGCAAGTTTTGCTAGTGCTGGAAGCGATGCTCGAATGAATGGTTGTTCTCTTCCTGTTATGACTACAAGTGGAAGTGGAAACCAGGGAATGACTTGTTCTCTTCCTGTTATAAAATTCTGTGAATTAAAAAATGTCCCATATGAACAATTGATCAGAGGCCTTTTCTTCTCTCATATGACAACTATACATATTAAAAGCAATATAGGAAGATTATCTGCTTACTGTGGAGCTGTGTGTGCAAGTGGAGGAGTAGCAGGGGCTATATCTTTCCTTTCTGGATTCTCTCCAGCTCAAATAGATTCAGCTATTGAAACAACTCTTGCAACTCTTTCTGGAGTAGTATGTGATGGAGCAAAGAGTTCTTGTGCTACAAAAATAGCTAGTGGGGTAGCTGCTGCTTTTGATGGTTACTATGCTGCAAGCAAAAATAGAAAATTTGAATTTGGTGAAGGAATTGTTGGAAGAAATATTGAAGCCACTATTAAAAATGTAGGAACTCTTGGACAGGTTGGTATGAAAATAACTGATGATGTTATCCTTGATATTATGATAAAAAACAAATAA
- a CDS encoding DUF2271 domain-containing protein, translating to MNLKLFFILAFLFIFTNIFSENIHKKKVLISFKYEKQFKLASNQFAIWIENENGELIKNIFVTRFTAIDGYSKRKEALSTWVERSNVKNYSKEKIDSISGATPKSSFLTYLWDCTDQNENPVSDGTYRFFIEGSTHWKDKILFSGTVTLGEHSYIVGPFIEDFTREALNSKMITDLSAEVK from the coding sequence ATGAATTTAAAACTGTTTTTTATATTAGCTTTTTTATTTATTTTTACTAATATTTTTTCTGAAAATATTCACAAAAAAAAAGTTCTTATCTCCTTTAAATATGAAAAACAATTTAAACTTGCTTCAAACCAATTTGCTATATGGATTGAAAATGAAAATGGAGAATTGATAAAAAATATTTTTGTTACAAGATTTACTGCTATTGATGGCTATTCAAAGAGAAAAGAAGCTCTTTCAACTTGGGTAGAACGTTCAAATGTAAAGAATTACTCTAAAGAAAAGATAGACTCTATTTCTGGAGCTACTCCTAAAAGTAGTTTTCTTACATATCTTTGGGATTGTACTGATCAAAACGAAAATCCTGTTTCAGATGGAACATATAGATTTTTTATAGAGGGAAGTACCCATTGGAAGGATAAAATTCTCTTTAGTGGAACTGTTACCTTAGGAGAACATTCATATATAGTTGGACCATTTATAGAGGATTTTACAAGAGAAGCTCTCAACAGCAAAATGATAACTGATTTAAGTGCTGAAGTAAAATAA